taattattgatctagttttgattttttattttttaccctTTACCAAAACTGCTAATcatattataattgaaaatataattaaaaaaagggtCACTACCTTAATATTtcaaaatgtagtttattaaagattaattaaaagttgaaattatgAGAGGAAATATGAGAAACAGACCCGATCATTTGATTCAATACCAAACATGATGCTTTGAATTTGATCCAATAGTCAAGGTGATTACAATTATTACATTCTACAAaaagtttaataataattatttttacttttctttaatttattattacattatatttttaatgtatatatactttgaattaaaattatttatttaatcaaaatgttaaaatgacTAATTCAACTTAAATTTACCTAAAACAATCAAGATTTACTTAAAATAAACGTAATTTAAATCATACCAATTCAAAAGTAAATATACTCGATCAGAATCTAAGAGTACAAGTTTACCAAGTCTACATAGCATAATATCATGATCCAAACCTAAGAATATTGGGTATACgctattaaaaattgattaccTACCAAAACTTCATCCTTATAAAAATGTACATATGCACTTTTGATGTAATAATCCACTCATCGATCACATACTCCTTTGTCCTTCAATGGATTAGGAAAGAACTAGCGTATTATTAATTTCCATCTTGATAAGCTATCAGCAATTATCTTGATGAAAAAGTTTTTAtcgtttttcattttagtttgtttgataaatttatctcattttatttttgacaaaatCTCATCACTTTAACTCTTTATATTCTCCTTCGTATTTCTAAATATTCCGCTACTTTAAACCaatatatttaacttttaattttccaATCAAAGACAAATAAGACTAATTTATTCTAGAACTAAAGCATAAGATTTATCACATGGTCAACtttataattcataaaatatatagTCAACCTACTCTATTATGACTAGTGATTTGTTGTCAAAGCACATAAAATCATATAAGCATTATCCAATCCATTGATTCACATAGAATTTTTTAACTATAAAGTAACATTTTGATCATCTAAACCATTACTTATAAAACATTCTCAAAATACTTAAATTTATAACCAAAAGAAACTACTACTTAGCTATGTACTTTTATATAACAACTCCACCATGATGATCATTATGTCCTTCCTTTGATATATAAATACTCATTCAACAAAAAACATCTTCACAATTAAAACTTTCTTTCTTAGTTAATCATCAATTTGATTAATCTCTTCcattaattacaacaaaaccAACCTAGAAAAGAAATGGCTAAGAGTGGAGATCAGCACCAACAATACTCGAGTATGGAGGTAGAAGGAGAGAGCAGTGGGACCCGCGATGCAAAGGGGAAAACTCCAATCATGGAAGCTCCATTGATCGGAAAAAGTGGGACCCATTTAGGTAACGGTGATGGTGGTGCTGGGGTGAAAAGAGGGGTTGGGATAATAGACTTTGTAGTAAGATTATTGGCTTTAGCAGCTGCTCTTGCTGCTACAATTGCAATGGGTACTACTGATCAAACTCTCCCTTTTTTCACCCAATTTTTCCAATTTCGTGCTCGTTATTATGATCTCCCTTCCTTCACGTAAGTCTTTTTTTCCTGCAACAACAATGtcagagccttaatcccaaaagattaggGTCGACAGAactgagtttttttttatttacataaagttttggatgatgaacaaggattagtTAGTAATAATATTGTTTAATGCAGGTATTTTGTGATAGCAAATGCAATAATTGCAGCATATCTTGTGCTCTCAATGCCTTTCTCCATTGTCACAATTGTTAGGCCACTTGCCAAGGCACCAAGGCTTATTCTAATTATCTTTGACACTGTAAGTAtattaaaatccttcttataaGTAATAATTTAGGCTCGGCCTAGCCTAGCCTATATCCGGCTCATTGGACAGGTCTAGTTATAATTAACGATAAGTGTTAATTTATACTATGCAGATTGCACTGACCTTGACAGTGTCAGCTGCGGGGGCTGCAGCAGCTATAGTGTACCTGGCTCACAAAGgcaacacaaacacaaactgGATTGCAATATGCCAACAATTTGACAATTTTTGCCAAAGATCAAGTGGATCTGTTGTGGCTTCATTCATTGCTGCAGTTTTGTTCATATTACTTGTTATTCTTTCTACTGTGGCTCTCAAAAGTCATTGAGGATTCTCAAATTTGGAATGTGTAATGTGTGTAATGTAATTGTTGTCTTTATAGAGTTTTTGATGAGTGTAATTGGTATTGAATGTGAGTCATTTGTGTTGGGAAGTTGTATATTAATGGGGGGATTTGAGGGTTTAATTGTATGAATGAATCATGGATGGTGGGCTTGAATCATTTCTGCACttgttattatatgttttagTAGATGAATGAATATCCCAGTGACTGTTTTACTAAACTTTATCCttattttttctgattttcttttaattttggaTAAAGATCGAAAAAATTCTATGTTTAAGTGATTCAATTTCAAATATCAGTTGTCgggactcctttggtcgcgctctcttttatgggtatgagttgccgtcatctttccctccccagaccctggccTTAGTTTTTTATGAGCGGAATATATTGagtaaaatgatgatgatgaatttcaaatatcagTCGAAAAACTTTATTATTAAAGATTTCATGATTCcattcaaacataatttttCACGCATTTACGATGTGGGTAGTATTGTTTTAGTACGTTTAAAGCCACTACAACTCCAATTATTTGATTTATCATCCCAGTAGTATTTTTAAACTGATAAACTATAAAgaaaattttagaaattttgtTCCCTATTATGTAACACTTTGCTATATATGATGTTAGCATAAAAATATGCTTACATATGttttaactaataaattttCGGTATAATAGCATTTGAAGTATAATAAATGCATTCCACAATTTCCTTTTAGGTGTTCATGCACAGATTGATATTAGAAGTTTcaaatcaatttgaattatGCCTTTTGTCCATAATGATTTTTATAGTTTAAATACAATTTAAAGTTACGTTAAAGCcaaattcaattataaattcAGATAGAAATCAAATTATCTTATCTATTTTGAACATCTCCAAATCCGCCCCGTAGAATAACTACAATCGTATTTTCAACCAAAACTCATATTCTTTCTTTAATCTCATCTACATATTTACCTcatcttttaatttgatttacaCATTTATATCATAAAATCCCCAAAAGGTACACTTGAAAACACTAAACTTGTAATTATAGCAATATCATAAGGCAGAGGGCTTTATACTTTTTATCTACATAGAGCTACAAGTTATTACAAATTATAAGGAACAACTCTCTAATGTTACTACTATGAGGTTGCTAATATCAAACCTTCAAACTCTACCTGAATAAAAATCAGGTACTGACATcaaaataatgaaatattattatatCATTACAATACAAGAATTGCACCTTCAGTCAGGACTACAAACCTTGGAAACTCCAGATAAACTGTAAAAATTTTACAGATTATGAATGGTTGAGGTTGTAGCCGATAAACATCACAAGTGGAAAACCTTAAGACAATGCCAAAACCCTTAATCCCTGCggcaaaaaattagaaaaaaaggGGGGCAGCTGAATAACAAACAAGCATAAGATTACCAGTCCACAACCCCCATAAACTACTAGACATGCCTAAATAAACAGAGGTGAGCAAACGGAAAAATGGCAGGCACCCCAACTATTCTGTTAATGTGTATACATCCCTTAAGACAAAATCTCATTTATGTACTGTTTTCTAAAACTCACAACAGAGGCGAGGCACCGAAGGACACAAACAATAGAAACCAACTTcatatgagaaaatttgaagatGTTAAAAGCTTGACAATGGTTGTACTGTGTGAACTTGTGGTGACGAGAGCAGATTCCTCGACATCAGAAAACCAATCTTCCACATACACACTACGCGAAAGAATGATACAGCTAACACAATCCAATCTAGATATTTGCCGATGCCCTCCGAGTTCTATACTCACGGAAGCATCTTGCATTGCTACGTGAGAGGCTTGCTTTGACTGATGAACTGCAATAGCAACTTACAGACATAAGCAGAGCATCCTCGAGATTTGCAAGAATCTGCCCATGCAATAAAAACTCAATCCCCAAAAATACCCTAATTGTAGATTTTTACAGGCTTCTCGTATGTATGACGATTCTGCAATAAAAACCAGAAAATAAATCAGTAGGCAACATTTTTCAAGTTGCTTAAGCACTTTAAAGCCTTGCATTTACACTTGCAACATTAAGTAACATTactaacttcaacacaatcacagTTGACATAATTGTGTTCATTGATCacataataaaaaggaaaatttatttataaaactcTCACCTTTAGGTGGTCATCTTTTAAATGTCTCATCTTTAAGTTTTCTTTACAAATATCACATTTACATCACATCTTTAAAACTTACATATTAACAAGTTAcctcttttttaaaaaaggcaCATGTCATGTTCTagatcatttatatttttattttaaaaaagctaaaacaaaaaagcaaaaaagaaaataacacTCACCACTCCCCCACCCCATCCACCCTAGCACCATCCCGCTTCCTTAAAAACACTTCCCCAACCATCCCCTTCCCAGAATTTATAGCTATATTTTGTCTCGATAATTTCTTATTTGTACAAAACTTGCTGTTTCACATTTCCATGTACATTGCTTTTAAGTGTTTGAGCATCACATACAACCAAAATACTAGAATTTAGAAATGAATACTATTGTGATTAAACATCACATTCAGCCAATAATGATTCACGAGTCAGGTACAATATAACAATTTGTTTATAAGACCATGTAAAACATCTAATAGATTGAAGTAATGCTAGAACATCGTATCATAAAATGTTCAAATAGATCAACCTGACCACAAAAATGCATAACCAAACAAAATGGGCTAACAAAAATGCAATCCAAATTCAGGTTCCTTCACAAACTAGAGAGGGCCTACATTGTTGATGACGTTGTTTCTAAACTGATCCATGTTCACAAGCACTCACATAGACCAAATGAATATAAAAAGATATTACCTGATTTGCTGTATATGTTCTTTTAGGAGCTGTGTCAGCATGTTCTAATCCAAGATACTGTTCCCAAGCACCATAAACATCCCTTCTCTGTATAGCAGAAGAAATGACAGATTCAATATACTGGGAAAAATGGAAAATAGTTTAATAAAGCAAAGATTAGGGATAAGAACCTGAAAGCGATTCGACACAACATCAGTGTCCTGAAGGTATTCTGGACGACCTAGTGAAAGGAAAGCAAACTTCCACTGGCCAAATAGGAAAAAGACCGAAATTTATAAGCGCCAGAAAAATGGGGAAAACGATATATTAAGGAATTCAATTTGAATATATTAACACGAAAGGGAATcaagtaaacaaaataataagcACCTTGGAAAATTCTTCATCTGGAACCTGCAATTTCTTTTGTATCCTCACCTTGACCTCAGCCAAGGTTTCTCCTTCATGAATCACTAAGAAAAAAGGCTCACCAAAATTCTGAATTGACTGCGCAGAGAGTAACACTTCCTTAGGGTGAATTGAAAGATCCAACATCAGAAGAACCAGAATGCTTTACATGATGAAAAGTTGACAATTGGGAGGTGGGAGTGGGTGTGTGCAAGTGGAATTTAAGATGGCAGAAGTTTCACATGTAAGGCACCTACCATTTGGTTCTGAGCTGTCTCCTTCGTGAAATGGTAGACATGAATAAGCCGGTCATGAGACCCCAAGTTCTTTTCTTCTTCAGGAATCTAAAAAATTAGGTGACCAAAAACTATCAGCATAATAAGTAGACCACAGGCATTTGACAACACTGAGTTGCATTACAGCTAACAACCAGTCTAGTGGAGTTGCAAAGACATTTAAAAGAATATTTGGCTGAGATGGGTAATTCCACCATATGTAAACTTATTACTCCTATTATATAACTTATCTTAACGGCACTTATGCAAGATCACAATAAAATTGTACATCAAGACGGTCATTTGGGAAAATGGCCAAGGTATTACGTAAAAGCCACATAATTTATCTTAATGGCACTTGTGCAAGATCACAATAAAATTGTACATCAACAGAGTCAGTTGGGAATTGGTATAATGCCCAAtgtattacaaaaaaaaaaaaaaaaactcacctCTTCAGCTCGTAACGTCCAGTACTGATCATTTATGTTCTCAATCTTTTCACTGGGCGGGAATGTCTACAAAAGgtacacaaaaatttaaaagaaggTTTTAATAAAATCACATCCACAATAAACACATGAAAAATTCTAAAGTATTGACAATTTTATTTCCTTTGTCAAAGGAGAACTACTTTGTCAAAGGAGAACTACAGCTCCGTCTTTATAGAACACTAAATTAAACAGATAAAATGATTAGGTAATACCTTATAGATCTTGTGATAAAATACTTCAAGCAGCCTCAGCTCAGCATCGGGATGTGACAGTTCAACCTCAACCAGGGAAagcaaaaaagttaaaaaaaatgataaagaaaaccAAGAAGCCTGGTGAAAAGATTAGAATATTAACACacttaaaaataattctttgTAATCCCAACAATTATTTACGCACCATGCAGTCGAGCatgcataaaaaaaattcagagaagaaataaaaagggaatgcaaaaataaaaataaaaacgggCATGATATTAGACAAATTCAATACCTTAGTTTTCAGATCATTAAGAACATCCCCCACTGTACTCTGTTTAGGCAGTCTGATTGTGTGAATGGTAACCTGGTAACAAAGGAACAAACAAGTACTTTTACACAATGAAACGAAAAAGatactaataaattaaatcttTCCAGACTTACTTCATCTTTTGTCGCGTGATGGAAAGCAACTTTTAAGGTTTTCAATCCTTGTAAGACTGGCAACGTTATATCCAGAACTTCATAGTATAGTATGTCAGAAGTCTGCAAATAACAATGTTAGAAAAAGACCAAGTTGACGTTATAAGTTGCACTATATACCCAGAACATATACCCAATACCTGATTGTAGTGGACCAGCATATCTGACAAATGATCCACACCCCGATACTTTATAGGCTGGGGTTTTGGCTGCTGAGAATAACAGTTGTGAGAGGTAAGCCTAATTTTGGATGGATCATCCAACCCCAATTGACGAGCCACTCTTTCCACTACATCATCATAGGTATGAAGTCTTGATCTACAGCTCATCAAGAAAGCAAACAGGGTTAAAATTCACACGAAAAATATCCCTCAATCCCAAAAATACAAACTAGGTATGCTTTCAAAAACAGATGTTTGTGACAAAAGATTACTCACAACTCTAAGCAAAAATCATCTTCCTTCGGTCTCTCCAGTGATCTGAAATGGACAACCTGTAGAAATGTGAACGCAATCAAGAAGATGTGCCGAGAGCAACTTTCTCCAAAAGTACAAAATTACAACACACATAGCACcgaaaaaatactccctccattcacCAATGCCCCAGTCCCAAATGGCCCAAACATATAAAGACACTGACAGGAAGCCAACTAACTTTCCGTTTGATTCACGTAACTTGTGTTACTAAAagccctattttttttttagctcCGTGACAGTCCAGTAAGGCCAAAATGGCAGATCTAGGGGTTTCAATCGCTGTGCTAGATGCAATGGCCCTTTGACCACTAGCAGATGCAAGAAAATGCCCCCACACCCCAGGGAAAACCACCCACTGACTAAAATAAGGATTCTATATACAGAAGTTGCCCAGGATGGCCAACTCCCTCTATATGGACAAACCAAAACCTCTTATGTGGAAAGTTGAGAACTTTTTGGAACACCCATaccaaaaaaaactcaaaagctGTTAGCCTGTTAGCTGTCTGAAGCACTTGTGTAATAAAATAGCAACCAAAACAGCATGTCCAAACTTGTACAGACAACCCAGTTGGCAGCTGAAAGAAtgtttcattcattatttaagAAGTTAACATACTTGCCGATTGTGCACATAATCCAAGAACGAGGGAACATCTGGATAACGGCATCTTTCTACAGTTTCAGCTGGAAGGACTTTCTGGAAACACACAATATCCCCGTCTTCTAGCTGATGAGCAGAAATTGAAATGTAAGTAAAGGCAACACGTGAAGTAACAGAATAAATAAAGCATTTTGCACACATTACCTGGCTAACCCGAAATGTGAGCTTTCGGTCAATATGTTCACACATAACagttggttcaaacttgatttcctGAAGGGAAAAGTACCAtattaatgaacaaggaagagaAAAACTCCTTCCTATCCTAACTATTCTTCCCATTTGGGATTGCACACTgctaatgcactaattcaatccttaatatctctaattgtacatattaaaaaattataataagttcTATTAATAATTTACATTGAGATTAATCAAACATGAACTTACTTGAatgtgttttaacttatagatttagATGTAAATACTAAGAGTAATCGATAAATAGTGTCGTATTTGAAATGGGAAAAAGTAGGAATAAGAGGGAGTAAGGAAAGCAAGCGCTGgcattaatttgtttatttaaaaatagaaaatcttAAATAGTAGAATCCGCCGCATAATAGATCGCATTCTAGCAGGATTTTCCAAGAAAACAAgaacaaacattaaaaaactGCATGTTACAACAAACgtcaaacaaaaagaaactgAACTTTTGTTGAACACTTCTGACCTCATATAATTCGATTTCTTCTTCAGGAGCATAGCCAGCCATTTCCTTTAACTTTCCTATAATTTCTCCAGGTTTACCATTGGCCTTGACGAAAAGTCTTCCTACAAAGCTGAAATGACAATAGGCCAAGTCATACAATACAGTTAACACAATCAAATAGAAAGCCCTCTAAGAAGTATAGATTGTTACTGGAGCTCTTCTTTCTCGGGATCATAATGCTTAAAGAACAACAGAATCTCATCCTTTGTCTTCTCTGGAGGCAGAATAGGTCGTAAATCCTATATAATTGAACAAATCTCAATACTATAGCAAACCATCTATTTTTCATCccataatcaataattaatgctCTTTAAGCCAGAAAAACTTACGACTCCAAGCTCGATTTCCAAGAATAGTTTGAGTTCTGCGTTATGAACTTTATTAGATACTTCCCTTAGTTGTCCAACCTACAATATAAAGGAGTAATAACCACGAGATTCACCAAAGGAGGATGTGAAACAACCAAAAACTCgacttattaattatttatagaatttcaataggaaacaaaaaaaaaccaattctTCCATAGAAGTAATCAAATCATTTCACAGAAATACAATTGCAAAATGTTGGAACTGGAAACATACAGATTGGGTTTCTTCCAAAGGTGTCAACGGTCGATTTGGTCGATACGTGTGATTTTGACGCTTTGCCCATAGCCAATATCGCTGAAATTGTACTGGGATGCCAAATTCTTTTGCAACTTCCTCCTGTGATAACACATTCATGAAACAACCATATGTTAAAGCCAAATAAACTCATTGCCTAATTCAACTGCTAAGTAGAAAAGTAAAAGTTTAGAGCAAAAAGTGACTTCAATTTACTAAGTAGACCATTTACAGCTCTATAACCTAAAAGATAGCATGTTAGACACTGGAGCCACACATCTccttaataaatgaaaaaagacgaaaaaaaatttattgttaATCATTCCTAGTATCCTCCCCAGGAAAAAGTCTTAGGATTATCCAGGAAACATTAAAAGACGGTGCACATTCCAACAATAATACCACAGCCAAAAAAAAGACGATAGTACGGTAACATTTGTGTGAACAAAAAATCTCTCCTGAGGTCTTCCACAAAGAGCATGTGCTCTGTTTACTTCTATCAAGTACTACATGTTCCTGCAAACTCATCTCCTTGTCCACACTCCAAGAAGTACGTATTTTACAAGCATACCACAACAGTAGCACTATACTACCCATCATAATACTCAGATTATATAGCAAGCAGATCACAAAAGCACCAGTGGCTCAAGCCATTTTAGTAATCAACAAATTACTTCAGTTAAGAAAATAAACAAGACCTGGAAAAATAACATTGATCGAAAAACAGGTAATTGGAGGATACAAATAAAGGATGCATGAACGTAATACCTTGAAAAGGTTAAACGGCATCTGCTTCTGAATACGAAAAGATTTAACTTTGTCATGGTCTACAAGATCAAAAAAGATGTCCTTTCCTATCTGTTCGGCTAGGTCATCATCTCGTGCAACCTACAAATGGGAAGTTAGAATCAGAACACACATACTAAGAAAGGCAAGAAACGCTTGCCCATGACTACTTCCACagaaaatatatctatataagtGGTGACCTTTATAATGGTATAAAGGTGTGCTTCTGCCTTTTCCTTCTTCTTATGCTCTTTCTCTTCTTGCTCTCTCTTTAAACGTTCCTgcacaagaaaaaaaattatttcttgcatctagaagaaaaaaaatatataattgcacCGATAATCTCACCCTGAGATGCTCTGCAATGTCCTTTTCATCCACATTACACATGATCTTATCTTTGTCGCTTTCACGAATATAAACAAGCATATATGCATTTGAATATTTTGTGAATTTGAAGGGAGTGTTGTTGAAACCAGGATTTGTCTGTGGTAACTGTACATTAAACAACAACAGTGTATAATGTATAAATTCACTGAACATACATAAATCACATAATCCCAAATAAAGCATACCTCCTCTTCACCACCGTACTGCTCCTCCAAAGCTCTCTTCAAGTCTTCCTTTGTAACccgttcatcatcaaacttgtaCCTATAAACATCATGAAGTGTTTATGAGTATATTGGCAATGAATTGACTGTTAAAAGATAGACTAGGAATTACAGTGGAGTTTGTTAGAGAATAGCCTTGAAGAAAAAGGAA
The Amaranthus tricolor cultivar Red isolate AtriRed21 chromosome 11, ASM2621246v1, whole genome shotgun sequence DNA segment above includes these coding regions:
- the LOC130827184 gene encoding casparian strip membrane protein 1-like; translated protein: MAKSGDQHQQYSSMEVEGESSGTRDAKGKTPIMEAPLIGKSGTHLGNGDGGAGVKRGVGIIDFVVRLLALAAALAATIAMGTTDQTLPFFTQFFQFRARYYDLPSFTYFVIANAIIAAYLVLSMPFSIVTIVRPLAKAPRLILIIFDTIALTLTVSAAGAAAAIVYLAHKGNTNTNWIAICQQFDNFCQRSSGSVVASFIAAVLFILLVILSTVALKSH
- the LOC130827864 gene encoding ubiquitin C-terminal hydrolase 12-like, with product MTVMTPAPIDQEDDEMLVPHSDIADNHQPMEVVAQAEPANNNNNAENQPVEDPPSSRFTWKIDNFSRLNAKKHYSDVFVVGGFKWRILIFPKGNNVDYLSMYLDVADSQTLPYGWSRYAQFSLAVVNQIHNKYSVRKDTQHQFNARECDWGFTSFMPLSELYDPSRGYLVNDTVVVEAEVAVRKIVDYWSYDSKKETGYVGLKNQGATCYMNSLLQTLFHIPYFRKAVYHMPTTENDMPSASIPLALQSLFYKLQYSDSSVATKELTKSFGWDTYDSFMQHDVQELNRVLCEKLEDKMKGTVVEGTIQKLFEGHHMNYIECVNVDYKSTRKESYYDLQLDVKGCRDVYASFDKYVEVERLEGDNKYHAEQYGLQDARKGVLFIDFPPVLQLQLKRFEYDFMRDTMVKINDRYEFPLELDLDRDDGKYLSPDADRSVRNLYTLHSVLVHSGGVHGGHYYAFIRPTLSDQWYKFDDERVTKEDLKRALEEQYGGEEELPQTNPGFNNTPFKFTKYSNAYMLVYIRESDKDKIMCNVDEKDIAEHLRERLKREQEEKEHKKKEKAEAHLYTIIKVARDDDLAEQIGKDIFFDLVDHDKVKSFRIQKQMPFNLFKEEVAKEFGIPVQFQRYWLWAKRQNHTYRPNRPLTPLEETQSVGQLREVSNKVHNAELKLFLEIELGVDLRPILPPEKTKDEILLFFKHYDPEKEELHFVGRLFVKANGKPGEIIGKLKEMAGYAPEEEIELYEEIKFEPTVMCEHIDRKLTFRVSQLEDGDIVCFQKVLPAETVERCRYPDVPSFLDYVHNRQVVHFRSLERPKEDDFCLELSRLHTYDDVVERVARQLGLDDPSKIRLTSHNCYSQQPKPQPIKYRGVDHLSDMLVHYNQTSDILYYEVLDITLPVLQGLKTLKVAFHHATKDEVTIHTIRLPKQSTVGDVLNDLKTKVELSHPDAELRLLEVFYHKIYKTFPPSEKIENINDQYWTLRAEEIPEEEKNLGSHDRLIHVYHFTKETAQNQMSIQNFGEPFFLVIHEGETLAEVKVRIQKKLQVPDEEFSKWKFAFLSLGRPEYLQDTDVVSNRFQRRDVYGAWEQYLGLEHADTAPKRTYTANQNRHTYEKPVKIYN